The window CCGACGAATTAATGCATAAAGCGATAAAATCCCACCTTCACCTTTATTATCTGCTTTTAATGTAATGATGACATATTTCAAGGTAGTTTGTAATGTGAGCGTCCAGATAATACATGATACCGCACCTAAAATGTAAGTAGGATTAGCCCATTGGTGCTCTGGAAGTCCATAAATAATTGCTTTTAAAACATAAAGAGGTGATGTACCAATATCGCCATAAACGATACCAATAGCACTAATAATGCCAAGCATGCCAACAGGGATCTGATGATTTGAATTATTCATAATATTTTACATTAGTAATTGAGTTGGATAATAATTGAATATAGAGAGCAGCGCTATGCTGTGCTACGAAGTAAGTTAAAATATTGTGGTGATATTAAGAATATCATTCTATTGAGTATGTTCATTTGATAGAATTATGTAATCAAAATTGATTTGATATCATACTGCTAAATTTGCGATTGTACATATTTAATTAAACGAAAAATAAAATTTTCTTGGTTTTTCTCAAGGAAATTTATGTTAAATTATTACTTATTAACAATTTATTATCAATAACTACAAATCTATCATCGAGGATAATATGGGCTCTATTCATGGTCATGAAGTCTTAGATATGATGAAAAATCATCATTATACTGAAGAGTCACTCTTAGTGGCGATTAATCAAAAGTTTGGTGAAAATGCGACATTCCACACTTGTTCTAAACAAGGAATGACCGCTCAAGAACTTATCAAGTTTCTAGCACATAAAGGCAAATTTAAATCAGCCGAATCATCAGAATTTACCGTTGATGTAACAAAAATTTGTCACCATTAAGCTCACTTTACAATAAGATTTCGTTATAATCTTATTGTAAAGTATCATTCTAGTGTAAAAACTAGCCTATTTTTCAAAACATGTTGATTAAATGAGTGTTGAACTAAAACTCAAACTGATAAATTAAATCAACCGTTTGATCAACACCACTCACCGCCTCAAGATATAAGTGCGGTAATAAACGATAACGCAACGTAAACGTCGCTAACGCATCAAAGATCCCAACACCGTATTTTAGCTGTAAGCTAGGTAAAATATATCCACTCACCACGACTTTTTGGCTATCGCCAACACCTTGTGTGTCTAAACTTAAGTTTTTAATACCAAAAGTACTACCTAAGCTGCCAATCAATTTACCGCTTTGTGATGTACCAAGACCAATCAATAATGCAGTCACCATATCATTTTCACTTTGATCACCACTATCAAGACCTTGTCCTCGCAGTAAATATGATAATGCTTCTTGTTGTGACATCGCAGGGTCAGAGAATACTTCCGCTTTTGGATCATCTGCAAGTCCGGTAACTCGAATACCTGCGACAACATTATTCTCTATCGATTCAGGATTACGAATGGCTTCAATATTTAATCTAGGTTGATCTGCCGGGCCTGCAAACACAATTTCGCCCTTACGCACAATTAAATCTTGTCCATAAGCTTGGAAACGCCCCTGTGGAATATTAATTTGACCATGAACAGATAACCCTTTATCCGTTTGAGTCACAAAGACCCCACCCGTTAACCTAGCAGTTAAACCAAACGCATCAATACTTACTTTATCACCAAGTGATACGAATACTTTAGTATTGATTTTCATTGCCGTCGTTGCCGGAGCAATCTCTTGTAAATTGCTATCTAACATCACCTCGTCAGAGGAGACATCAACCGTCGACGCTGGCAATGATTCTACTTTGATTTTTGCAGTAGGAATATTAATTTTCCCAGTTAAATCTAATTGATCTTGATTAGCCTCAACGCGAATATCAGGAACAATCGACATCGTAATCATCGGAGGCATACTAACTTCAATCGCAGCCCCCTTAACGGCAACATACGCACTCCATTTTTCGATATTCTTCCAACTG is drawn from Orbaceae bacterium BiB and contains these coding sequences:
- a CDS encoding YecH family protein, with the translated sequence MGSIHGHEVLDMMKNHHYTEESLLVAINQKFGENATFHTCSKQGMTAQELIKFLAHKGKFKSAESSEFTVDVTKICHH